GAGTATGAGCTCAAGCTCAGTGTGGACGCGAGTAAGCGCGCCGCCTACCTCAAAAAAATGAACGAGCAACCGAGTCCCTATGAGAAGGTCTTCACCGTCCTCTCTGGCAGTGTGCAGGTAGCCAATATCGTTGATCAAGTGAAATTTACGGGCGGCACCTATCAAATTACCTCGGTGGGGAATCTGATTGCGGGGATGTCGACTGCTCTGGGCGGCCAGCGCTTGGTACGCGAATCCCAGGGCAGCGTCAGTCCCTCGGGCCTCGTGTCCTTGGTATATCAGGAAAAGCGTGGCAATACGGATCTGCTGATTAGTCGCTATGAACCCCCTAAAAAAACCATTACCTTTTATAAGGGCTCGTTTCGCAGTCCCACCGGTAGCACTCCTTTGGAAGGATCATTAATTGATTTAGTGAGTGTGGGCTATCAATTTATCGATCGAGCGCTACCGACGAAGCCCGTGACTTATCAGGTGAGTGATGCGCGCTCCGTGAAGCGCTACACCTTGGTGCCTGCCGAAGTGTGGGAGTTCCCGATCGATGGGAAAAAAATCAAGGCCCAACGCTTTTATAAAACCACCTCCAAAGACGATACGGCAACGTTTGAGATTTGGTTTTCGCAAGGGCGCAATCTGCCGATTCGTTCGGTGATTGGTTTGTCCGACCAATATGGCGCAACGATTCAGGTGGATCTCAAAAAAATACCAGCGCTCTAGGTGAACTAGGATTAGTGAGAGTCAAGCGACCATGGACCATCGAACCTTTCGAATCCTGATTGCCGTGCTACTTATTGTTTTTGTGGTGGTAACGCTCACATTTCAGAGTATTTGTGCGCCTGACAAAAACCCGGTCTCGGCAGCGGTGAGTTCCTATGTGGACAAAACCTTTACCGAACCCGCACCCCAGCGGGTTGATCCCCTCAGTTACGATGGCGTGAAAAAAGTAGTTGTGCGCTGGGTATCCCAGTACTGTACGCGCTAAGTCATAATTCGTTCCAAACGAAATGGACATCGGACATACCTTTTGACGATGGTGGGTCGGGCGAGACTCGAACTCGCGACCAACGGATTAAAAGTCCGCTGCTCTACCGACTGAGCTACCGACCCAGTGTGGTGTTGCTAGATTCAATACTGAATAAGCAAGGAATTTGCCAAATGAGAACACTGCATGAAAACCGCTTTAATTCATTACTTTGGCAAAACCAAGATTATAGCAAGATGTGAAAAGGCTATCTGACCCTTTAATTCCGCCATGTAACTTACCTTCACCAATGCCCAGTTCTCCTTAGCCGCGCCTGGCCACCGGCGGGTTCTTGGCAAAGTAATCCTTGATCCCCGCCAAAATTGCCTCCGCAATCCGCTCCTGATAGTTCTCATCATTGAGCTTTTTTTCTTCTTGGGGATTGCTAATAAACGCGGTCTCGATCAGGATCGAGGGAATGTCGGGGGCTTTTAAGACCGCAAAGCCGGCTTGCTCGACTTGGTTCTTATGCAGTGGCGCAAAGTTACCAATATTGCGAAGCACCGAGTTGCCCACCTGCAAAGAATCGTTGATCTGCGCAGTGGTTGACATATCAAGGAGTAAATGCGCGACTTGCTTATCTTTGGTTTTAATGTTGATGCCACCAATCAGATCCGAGGCATTTTCTTTATTCGCCATCCAGCGGGCAGCGGAGCTCGTCGCCCCTTGTTGCGAAAGGGCAAATACTGAGGCCCCCTTGGCATGCGGCTGAATAAACGCATCCGCATGAATGGAAATAAATAAATCAGCCTCCACTTGCCGTGCTTTAAAGACGCGGCGGTGCAGGGGCACAAAGTAATCACCATCGCGGGTTAAAAAGGGCCGCATCGAGTCTTCTTGATCGATTTTGTTCTTTAGGCGCTTGGCAATCGAAAGAACGATGTTTTTCTCGTGCGACCCTCGCACACCAATCGCCCCAGGATCTTCGCCCCCGTGACCGGGGTCAAGCGCCACGGTAATTAAGCGCTTAAATGGAATGCGCTGGGTGTTAGCAGTGGTGGCGCTGGGTGTGCTTTGTGGACTTTGTTGAGCGGTACTGGGACCACTCTTTTTACTGGGGGTAGCATCTTTCTTGGCAAAGGCCGCAATCGGATCTTCTTCCGTAGCCATCCCTTTTGGATTTTTCGCCTGTTCTTCTGCCAGTAACTTCTCTTTTCTGGCCGACTCTTTGACAAGTTGCATGAGCGGATCGGGCGGGTTGGTGGGGTAGAGATCAAAGATCAAGCGGTATTGATACTCGGCAATAGGTTCTAGGGTAAAGAGCTGGGGCTTGACTGCTTCTTTGAGATCAAATACGAGTCGTACCACGGTCGGTTGAAATTGCCCCACCCGAATTTGCGCCACATAGGGATCATTGGGTTTGACCTTCGCGACTAAGTCTTTGAGGGTAGGATTGAGTTCTAAGCCATCAATGTCAACGACCAGTCGATCAGGACCTGTGAGTAGTTGATGAGAAATGGGCAGCGACTTATCCGACTCTAAAGTAATGCGCGTGTAGTCCTCCGAGGGCCAGATCCGCACCCCTAAGAGTTTGGCGCCACTATTCGCTTGGACCAGTTCACTCTCAGTCAGTAAGAGGTAAAGCGCACCCAGTGAGCCCATCGATTGCAGGCCTTGTGAGATGACCTGGCGACGTTTGGGGTTCATGGATTGATTCATGAATCAGCGTTGAGCGATTGAAGGACGGCTTCACCCTTTGAGCTTTGTGCAGCAATCGCTACCGTTCTCGCCAGTTCCGATTCAGTCTCATGGGGATGAATCAGGGTGATCGCCAGATCCATGGTGGGAAGCGTGTGTTCGGCTTTCTCTGGCCACTCAATGATGCACAACGTCGGATACTCGGAATGCGTGAAGTGCTCTAAGAGACCAGCGTCGACCCATTCGGCTGGGCTTTGCATGCGGTAGAGATCAAAGTGAAAGACGTGGAGTGCTTGATTGGGCAAATCCAAAATGTGCTCTTCACACAGGCTATAGGTCGGACTTTTGACTTTCCCCCCATAGCCCATCGCTTGAAGGAGGTAACGGGTGGCGGTGGTTTTGCCCGCTCCCAGATCCCCATGAAGACTCATAAAGAGTGATTGAGGTTTTTCAGAGGTAGAGGCATAAAACCCGAGGATTGCATTGGCGAGCATTTGTACTGCCTTTGCAGTAGTCTTCTCATCTTTACAATGGATCGTATGGTTTATTGCCAAGCGCGTCATGACCTCGTGCGTTCACTCTCATTTAGGGATGGATTCTAAATTGCCCATGCATTCTCACGCATTTTCGCAAGAATTGCACACCCACTGGGGAGCGTTGCGCGCATGGCTCAATACCCGTGCCAAGGAGTTGGGCTTTTTGCAAGTGCGCATTACCGATACCGATGTCAGTCATGCCCACCCTCATTTAGTAGAGTGGTTAGAGGAGGGTCGTCATGGCCAGATGGCCTATATGGAGCGCCATAAGGATCTGCGTTCCGACCCCAGTCGCTTAGAGCCAGGCGCAATTCGTAGCATTTGCCTCACCATGCCGTATTTAAGTGAGCGAAGTAAGTTTCATGAGCAGCATGAGCCGCATGAGATAGGCGTGTCTTCAGTCGAGCAAATCCTTCAGTGTGAAGAGAAGCGTCTCTTGGAGAGTGATCAAGCGGTGATTTCACTCTATGCCAGAGGGCGGGACTATCACAAGGTGATTCGCTCGCGCTTACAAAGCTTAGCTATGGAGCTGGAAGAAAAACTACAAGCGGCGTTCAGTGGATTGAGTCATTCCTTGGAATACCGCGTCTTTACCGATTCTGCACCGCTCATGGAAGTGGAGTTGGCCCGCAAAGCTGGCTTGGGCTGGCGGGGCAAGCACACTTTGCTTTTGAACCGCGACTCCGGGTCGTTTTTCTTCTTAGGCGAAATCCTCGTCAATATCCCGCTGCCCATCGATGCGCCAGTGGAGGCGCATTGTGGCTCGTGCCAAGCGTGTATGGATATTTGCCCCACAAAGGCGATTGTTGCCCCCTATCAACTCGATGCGCGGCGTTGTATTTCGTATTTAACAATTGAGCATCACGACGCAATTCCAGTGGAGTTTCGTAGTGCCATAGGAAATCGCGTTTATGGCTGCGATGATTGCCAACTCGTATGCCCTTGGAATAAATACGCCCAGCTCTCGACCGTTCCAGACTTTGCAGAACGTCATCACTTGGGAAGCGCCTCATTACTGGAGCTCTGGAGCTGGAGCGAGGCGCAATTTATGGAGCGCCATGCGGGTAGCGCCATTTTGCGAATTGGCTATGAGCGCTGGCGACGCAACCTGGCGGTAGCTCTGGGTAACGCCTTGGCATCGAACCTCGATGATGAAGTAAAGAGAGAGATCATTTGTCACTTACAAGACGCGTTACCGAGCGCGAGTCCCTTGGTCGCCGAGCACATCACTTGGGCGCTGAGTCAAGATAGCTCACAAGGTACCGAACGGTTGGACCGCTAAAATAGCGTTGATTCATCATGAGCACTTCACCCACCGACCCAAATGATTTACTAGCGAAACGCGCTGAGCACACAGGCGATCGTATTGCCACCGAAATGGATCCGCTTGAGTCGCATCAGTCAGAGATTGATGCATCGACCGATTCAGTAGCGACCTCACGCTTTACCAGCACGCACGATGCCTTTTGGAGTGGGGTGCGGGATGGCCGTGGAGCGCCAGCGATGGTGCTTTTTGCCGGAATGGTGGGCTTTGGGGCGATGGGGCGCACCAATGGCTTTGATCTGTGGTTTACCACGGCAACGAGCTTTTTAATGTTTGCACTGCCAGGCCAGATTGTGATGCTCGAGATGATTTTGGTGGGTGCCTCATCACTCACCATTGCGCTGGCGACCACGCTCACCGCCACCCGCTTTGTGACTATGACCGCGACCCTCTTTCCGATGCTCCATGAGCGCGATCGCAATAAGGCGCTCTATGCCAAAGTGCACCTTTTAGCGATGACCGCGTGGGCGGTTTCTTTGAAAGAATTCCAAACGATTGAATCTAAACATCGCCTAAGTTACTTTGTGGGGCTTGGGATCTTGTGCTGGTTGATTTCAGTACCGGGAACGATTGTGGGATTTTTAATTGCGGGTTCAGTGCCGATGCCCATTACTTTGGGCCTCATCTTTATTAATCCCCTTTTTTTCTTACTTACCTTTACTGAGATTAAGGTGAGTGGCTATCGCTTAGCCATTCTTCTTGGCAGCATTGCCGGTCCC
This genomic window from Polynucleobacter sp. MWH-UH24A contains:
- the queG gene encoding tRNA epoxyqueuosine(34) reductase QueG yields the protein MHSHAFSQELHTHWGALRAWLNTRAKELGFLQVRITDTDVSHAHPHLVEWLEEGRHGQMAYMERHKDLRSDPSRLEPGAIRSICLTMPYLSERSKFHEQHEPHEIGVSSVEQILQCEEKRLLESDQAVISLYARGRDYHKVIRSRLQSLAMELEEKLQAAFSGLSHSLEYRVFTDSAPLMEVELARKAGLGWRGKHTLLLNRDSGSFFFLGEILVNIPLPIDAPVEAHCGSCQACMDICPTKAIVAPYQLDARRCISYLTIEHHDAIPVEFRSAIGNRVYGCDDCQLVCPWNKYAQLSTVPDFAERHHLGSASLLELWSWSEAQFMERHAGSAILRIGYERWRRNLAVALGNALASNLDDEVKREIICHLQDALPSASPLVAEHITWALSQDSSQGTERLDR
- a CDS encoding N-acetylmuramoyl-L-alanine amidase; this encodes MNPKRRQVISQGLQSMGSLGALYLLLTESELVQANSGAKLLGVRIWPSEDYTRITLESDKSLPISHQLLTGPDRLVVDIDGLELNPTLKDLVAKVKPNDPYVAQIRVGQFQPTVVRLVFDLKEAVKPQLFTLEPIAEYQYRLIFDLYPTNPPDPLMQLVKESARKEKLLAEEQAKNPKGMATEEDPIAAFAKKDATPSKKSGPSTAQQSPQSTPSATTANTQRIPFKRLITVALDPGHGGEDPGAIGVRGSHEKNIVLSIAKRLKNKIDQEDSMRPFLTRDGDYFVPLHRRVFKARQVEADLFISIHADAFIQPHAKGASVFALSQQGATSSAARWMANKENASDLIGGINIKTKDKQVAHLLLDMSTTAQINDSLQVGNSVLRNIGNFAPLHKNQVEQAGFAVLKAPDIPSILIETAFISNPQEEKKLNDENYQERIAEAILAGIKDYFAKNPPVARRG
- a CDS encoding AzlC family ABC transporter permease produces the protein MSTSPTDPNDLLAKRAEHTGDRIATEMDPLESHQSEIDASTDSVATSRFTSTHDAFWSGVRDGRGAPAMVLFAGMVGFGAMGRTNGFDLWFTTATSFLMFALPGQIVMLEMILVGASSLTIALATTLTATRFVTMTATLFPMLHERDRNKALYAKVHLLAMTAWAVSLKEFQTIESKHRLSYFVGLGILCWLISVPGTIVGFLIAGSVPMPITLGLIFINPLFFLLTFTEIKVSGYRLAILLGSIAGPICYLLDRDTSLLTAGLIGGTLAYWIDRRWIRRYDRKASS
- the tsaE gene encoding tRNA (adenosine(37)-N6)-threonylcarbamoyltransferase complex ATPase subunit type 1 TsaE — translated: MTRLAINHTIHCKDEKTTAKAVQMLANAILGFYASTSEKPQSLFMSLHGDLGAGKTTATRYLLQAMGYGGKVKSPTYSLCEEHILDLPNQALHVFHFDLYRMQSPAEWVDAGLLEHFTHSEYPTLCIIEWPEKAEHTLPTMDLAITLIHPHETESELARTVAIAAQSSKGEAVLQSLNADS